In Fervidobacterium thailandense, a genomic segment contains:
- the secG gene encoding preprotein translocase subunit SecG, with amino-acid sequence MLAVILLVIHALISAGLIFMVLQEMEKFSELGGAFGSGAAYTMFGRKRGLDTSGKITVGLAIAFFAMCFLVSFVIVR; translated from the coding sequence ATGCTTGCGGTGATACTCTTGGTAATCCACGCACTCATTTCAGCTGGCCTCATCTTCATGGTCCTTCAGGAGATGGAGAAGTTCTCCGAACTTGGTGGAGCTTTCGGTTCCGGTGCGGCCTATACGATGTTTGGTAGGAAAAGAGGGCTCGATACATCTGGAAAGATAACCGTCGGTTTGGCCATCGCGTTCTTTGCCATGTGCTTTCTGGTTTCGTTCGTAATCGTGCGTTGA